The sequence below is a genomic window from Nitrobacter winogradskyi Nb-255.
AGCGCCGGGAAGCTGTTCGAGGGTGACCGGCGTTTCGATATCGTGGTTCGGCTTCCCGAAAGCCTGAGGGGCCGTTTGGAATCGATCCGCGCCATTTCCATTCCGCTGCCTTCAGCCGGGATCGCGGCGGCGGAGGCGACGAAGTTTGCGTGGGCGACGTCTCCGGTGCAGATGCGTTACGTGCCGCTGTCGTCGGTGGCGGCCGTCGATGTCGCGCCGGGCCCCAATCAGATCAGCCGAGAGAATGGCAAGCGTCGCATCGTTGTCACCGCCAACGTTCGTGAACGCGACCTTGGATCATTCGTGGCTGACGCGCAGCACGCCGTCGCGGAAAAGGTCCAGCTGCCGCCGGGATACTGGATCGGCTGGGGAGGGCAGTTCGAGCAGCTGGTTTCGGCCACCCAGCGGCTGACCGTCGTGGTGCCGGTCGCGCTGGCGCTCGTGCTGCTGCTGTTGTTCATGAGCTTCGGTTCGGTCGCCGATGCGCTGCTGGTCTTCAGCGGCGTGCCGCTAGCCCTGACAGGCGGCGTGCTGGCGCTGCTGCTGCGCGGCCTGCCGCTCTCGATCAGCGCCGGGGTGGGTTTCATCGCGCTGTCCGGCGTCGCGGTTCTGAACGGCATGGTCATCGTAGCGTTCATCGAGCGGCTGCGGCGCGAGGGAAAGCCGGTGTGGGATGCCGTGCGTCAGGGCGCGTCGACCCGGCTGCGGCCGGTTCTGATGACGGCGCTGGTCGCCTCGCTGGGGTTCGTTCCGATGGCGATCGCGACCGGGGCCGGAGCGGAAGTGCAGCGGCCATTGGCGACGGTCGTAATCGGCGGCATCGTCTCGTCCACCATCCTCACGCTGCTGGTGCTGCCGGCGCTATATATCCTGTTCCGGAAAGATTCCGACCCAGCCGCTGAACAGCCGCGCACAACCCATCCCTGACCGCGAGTTCGTCAGGGACGGGGGCGGCGGGACGGGTGACTGATCCGGCGTACGCGGCCGGGGTGGAGGCGGGGGGATCAAAACGGCCTATCGCGCGCCCTCGACCGCATCCACCGCGTCGAGAACTCTTGCGGAAAAGACGACGGCTGCCCCGGCGTTCATTGCCACAGCAACGCCCAGCGCCTCGGCGATTTCTTCGCGCGTCGCACCTTCCTGCACCGCCTTCGCCGCGTGAACGGCGATACAGCCGTCGCAGCGCGTCGTGACCGCGACGGCAAGCGAAATGAGCTCGCGCGTTTTTCCATCGAGATGCCCGGTCTTGGCGCCCGCGCCGCCGGCCATGCGATAGGCATCGACGGTGTCGGGTGAAAGTTTGCGCAGTTCGCCGACGCGTGACGACAACTTGTTCCGAAAGTTCGCCCAATCAAGCATGTAGGCCTCCTCTGCTTTTTCATGGTTCGGACACGGCCTTCGAGGCGGCGACAGCGACCTCTCTCTAAAGTCGGGCCCGCAAAGCCAGGCCCGCTAAAAATCAGAACATCACTCTTCTCCCGACCGCCAAGCACCGGGGCGAGAGTGACAAACTCGAGCGCGGACGACAATCCCGCTCACCCATGTTTGTTCGTGCTTACCCGGTGGCCGATCCAGAATTCGCATAAGGTATATTATGGAATATTTTCGGGATGCTTCGCCGGGGGACTTTTCGCCGAAGGATCAGAGGCTTAATCAGATTTCGTGCGGTCCGATCAGAATGACCACGGCCCCTATAAGGCAGATCAGCGCGCCCGCGAGATCCCACCTGTCCGGCTCAATGCCTTCCACGGACCAGAGCCAGCCCAGCGATGCCATGATGTAAATTCCGCCGTAAGCCGCGTAGGCGCGCCCCGCCGCTTCGCTGTCGACCAATGTCAGCAGATAAGCGAACAGCGCCAGGGAAGCCATTCCGGGCACGAGCCACCAAACCGACTTTCCAAGACGCAGCCAGGCCCAGAATGCGAAGCAGCCGGCGATTTCCGCAATGGCGGCGCCAACATATGCAGCAGGTGTGATCACTTTGATCTGTTCGTGATGTTGCTGAAACCGCGCTGAGATCGATCAGGCCGGATCGATCGTGAGACGCATCCCGTCATACGCCGGCGTGACATTCGTAGGAAGCTCCCGCCGCAGGATTTCGTAATCCAGATCGGAATGCATGTTGGTGATCACGGCGCGTCTGGGCTTGAAGCGGTCGATCCAGGACAACGCATCGGCGACGCTGAAATGAGTAGGGTGCTGCGCGTAGCGCAGCGCATCGACGATCCACAGATCGAGATTTTTCAGAGCAGGCCAGCTTTCTGGCGGAATATCGCAGAGATCGGGCGTATAAGCGGCGTCGCCGATCCGATATCCCAGCGCCGTGATTTGACCGTGCCGCACCAGGAAGGCCGACAATGTGAGCGCGCCGCCGCTGCCGTTGATGGTCCTGCTTTCGCCCGCCTCGATCGAGCGTTGCTCCAGTATCGGCGGATAGAAGCTGCCTTCGGGTGTCTCGAAGCAGTACGCAAAACGCTGCATGACATCCACGGCCGTGGACTTATTGAGATAAACCGGGATCCGCCGGCCCTGATGCAGGACGACCGAGCGGAGGTCATCGATCCCGTGAGTCTGGTCGGCATGTTCGTGGCTCAGGAACACCGCATCGATATGATCGACATTGGCGTCGATCAACTGCTCACGCAGGTCAGGCGAGGTGTCGATCACAACGCGCGTCGTGCCCTCCTCCGAGGTGCGTTCGGCCATGAGCGAGCAGCGACGGCGGCGGTTCTTCGGATTCGCGGGATCGCAGGCGCCCCAGCCCATTGCCGGGCGTGGCACGCCGGCGGACGAGCCGCAGCCGAGAATGGTCAAGGTCAGCGTCATGCGGCGGCGTCCGGATGCGGTACCTTGGAGAACAGCCGAAAGAAATTCTCGGTGGTTTGTCGCGAGATGTCGTCGAATGAAACGCCGCGCGCGTCCGCCAACACCTTCGCGGTCTCCACGACATAAGAGGGCTCGTTGCGCTTGCCGCGAAACTTGCCAGGCGCAAGATACGGTGCATCGGTCTCGACCAGGATGCGATCTGCGGGTAGTTCCGCGGCGAGCGCGCGCAACGCGTCGGATTTCTTGAAGGTCAGAATTCCGGTGAAGCCGATATACAATCCGAGCGCGACCGCTTTCATCGCGAGTTCGCGGCCACCCGTGTAGCAATGCAGCACGGCGCGAAAAGCGCCCTTCGCCATTTCCTCATCGAGGATATGACCGCAGTCCTCGTCCGCCTCGCGGGTGTGGATCACCAAGGGTAAACCGGTCTCGCGTGCGGCTGCGATGTGAGTGCCGAATCCCCGCGCCTGCGCAGCGTGCGAGCCGTGCTCGTAGAAATAATCCAGCCCCGCCTCTCCCAGCGCGGCGACTTTTGGATGGCGTGTCAGCGCGATGAGTTCGTCGATCGAAATGCCGCCCTCTTCGTCGGCATGATGCGGATGGGTGCCGACCGAGCAATAGACATCCGGAAACCGTTCCGCGATGGCGAGCAGTTTCGCCTGCTCCCTCACCCGCGTTGAAATTGTCACCATGCGCCCTACCCCCGCCGCTTCAGCGCGCGCGACCACGGCGTCGAGTTCATCGGCGAAATCGGGAAAGTCCAGATGGCAGTGGCTGTCGACAAGCATCGGCGTTCAACGGTTCAGGCTGAAGGCGGTTCGACATAGCGCGGAAACACCGGGACCGGCGCCGGCAAAGCCGATCCCGGTCTGATGCGGATGTCGCCGCCGAGCATCGCAAAATTCCGCTCGTCCGCGGGAATGCCGAGAATGTCGAGAAGCTTCGCACAGGCGGCAGGCATCGCGGGCTGCGCCAGGATAGCGATCTGGCGCACTACCTCGGCGGTGACATATAGCACGGTCTTCTGCCGCGCCGGGTCGGTCTTGGCCAGGGCCCAGGGCGCTTCGCCTGCAAAATAGCGGTTGGCTTCGGCGACGACGGACCAGATGGCATTGAGGGCCTGATGAATCTGCTGCGTATTCATCGCCTCACGCGCGATCGCGATCATGCCGTCCGCCTGTGCAAGGATCGCCTTGTCGGCGTCGCTGAAATCGCCGGGCTCGGGCAGAACGCCGCCGTGCTGCTTGGCGATCATCGACAGCGAGCGTTGCGCGAGGTTGCCGAAGTCGTTGGCGAGGTCGGCATTGATGCGCGCCACGATCGCCTCGTGGTTGTAGCTGCCGTCCTGTCCGAAGGGCACCTCGCGCAGGAAGAAGTAGCGCATCTGATCGACGCCATACTGCGCGGCAAGGCTGAAGGGATCGACCACATTGCCGACCGACTTCGACATTTTCTCACCGCGATTGAACAAGAAGCCGTGCGCATACACCCGCTTCGGCAACGCGATTCCCGCCGACATCAGGAAGGCAGGCCAGTACACCGCATGAAAGCGGATGATGTCCTTGCCGATGATGTGGATATCGGCCGGCCAGAAGCGCCAGTTGCTCTCGTCCTCGTCCGGAAAGCCGACGCCGGTGATATAGTTGGTCAGCGCATCGACCCAGACGTACATGACGTGCTCGGGATCGCCGGGAACCTTGACGCCCCAGTCGAAAGTGGTGCGCGAGATCGACAGATCCTTCAGGCCGCCCTTCACGAAGCTGACGACTTCGTTGCGGCGGGAATCCGGACCTATGAAGTCCGGCTCGCTTTCGTACAATGCAAGAAGCCTGTCCTCATAGGCCGAGAGCTTGAAAAAATAGCTCTTCTCTTCCACCCATTCGACGGGCGTACCTTGCGGGCCGCGCCGCACGTTGTCCTCGCCGACGACCGTCTCGTCCTCCGCGTAATAGGCTTCGTCGCGCACCGAGTACCAGCCGGAGTAGTTCGACAGATAGATGTCGCCGTTCCCGGCCATGCGCTTCCAGATGTCCTGGACCGAGCGATGGTGTGCCGATTCCGATGTGCGAATGAACCGGTCGAACGAGATGTCCAGCGCCTCGTCGAGTTTCCGTAGCAACTCCGCGTTTCGCGTGGCGAGTTCAAGCGCTGATATGTTTTCCCGTTGCGCCGTCTGCACCATCTTCTGGCCGTGCTCGTCGGTGCCGGTCAGGAAGAACACATCCTTGCCGTCGAGCCTTTGGAAACGCGCGAGCGCGTCGGTGGCGATGGCCTCATATGCGTGGCCGATGTGCGGCGCGCCGTTCGGATAAACGATGGCTGTGGTGATATAGAACGTATCGGCTCGCGATGACGCCGGACTCGAGGGAAGCGATGCAGCGGCCGTATCGACCTTGGCGGCAACCTTGCGCGGTGCTCGCGGCTTTGTCTTTTTCACCGGAGGCGTTGTAACGGATCGCTTCCGCGCGGCCTTTTCTGGTGCCGCTTTCCTCGGCGCGGTTTTTCTCGGCGTCACTTTCTTCGCCGTGGGTTTCTTTGGCGCGACCTTCTTCGACGCTGTCTTCTTGGACGCGACCTTCTTCGGAGTTCTTGTCGCCGGCTGCTTTTTAGCCGGTTTCCTGGCCGCTTTTCTGACCGTCCTCTTGGTGGTTTTCCTGGCCGCTTTCTTGAGTGTCTTCTTCTTCGCCGCCTTTCTAGCCGGCTTCGGCCCGCGCGCTGTCGTCGTCCCCTTCGCGGGCGTCTTCTTGCGTTTGGTGGTCTTCTTAACCGCCGTCTTGCCGCGCGTTTTTGCTTTCGGGTTACGGCCGGTGGCGGCGGAGCGCGGCTTGCGGGATTTCACGCGAGGTTTCTTGGCCGTTTTCTTCTTAGCGGGAGCCACCACGAATTCCTTATGAAGCAGGCTGGAGGTCGAGAACAACGTCGAGAACAATCTTGGGCGGAATGTTTTACCGCGTTGCTTCCGCGAGAAGCCCGAACACCGAAAAAACCAAGGGTTTTCGTTCGAGATTATAGGTCTCTGTCTCGCGCGCGGTATTGTTGATCTTTTCCCATACCTCCGCGAGCCGTGCAAGACGAGGAAGATCGGCGTTCGCGTCGCTGATGCGAAGTCGCTCGCCCATCCAGCGGTCCACACTGTCGATAAACGCGCCAAGCGCGGCGCGATCGCTGCCGCTGATGGCGTCGCCGAGCGCGTGGAGTTCGCCGGGGTCGATGTGCGGAAGGTTGTTCAACAACGCCGTCGTGCGTTGATGGAGCTTCAGCGCGCCGCCTCCCAGGAGCGCCAGCGCCCGCGCGACGCTTCCCTCTGCCGCTCCGGCGACATTCCGCAAGGACGCATCGTCGGGCGCGATACCGGCCGCTGCCGCGGCCGCGCTGATCACATCGCTCGCCGCCAGCGGGCGCAGCATCAGCTTGCGGCATCGTGATTGCATCGTCGCCAATACCCGCGCCGGAGCATGGCTGATCAGGAAGAACAGCGACCGGTGCGGCGGCTCCTCAAGCACCTTGAGCAGCGCATTGGCGGCGTTGGGGTTGAGTTCGTCGACGGGATCGACGATGCACACCCTCCACCCGTTCCCGGTCGCGGTCGATCCGAAAAAGGCGATGGTCTCCCGCGTCTGCTCGACGCTGATGACCGTGCGCATCACCCCCTTTTCGTTGAGTGTCCGCTCCAGCGTCAGGAGCCCGCCATGCGTGTCGGCCGCGACGTGGCGTATAGCCGGATGCATCAGGTCCAACTCAAGCGTTTCGGCCGATTGCACCCGCGGTGTAGCGGGATCGGCATGAGCGAGCACAAATCGCGCCATCCGATAGGCCAGCGTCGCCTTGCCGATCCCCGGCGCGCCGCCGATCAGCCACGCGTGTGGAATGCGGCCGCTGCGATAAGCGTCGAGCAACGTTCGTTCCGCCTCGCCATGGCCGAAAAGCGCGGTGGTCTCGCGCGGATGTGGAAACGGCGTTTCCGTGGCGGCCGGGCGTGCGATCATGCGCGTGAGGCTTTCGTGGCGGCGTCAGCCGTCAGCGCGCGGTCGTGCAGGGCCGCCCATACTCTCGCGGCCACCGCGTCGAGGTCTGCGTCGGCATCGATCACCACGCAGCGTTGCGGATCGCTCGCGGCGATCGCGCGATAGGCGTCGCGGAGTTTGCGGTGAAAAGCAATATCCTCCGCCTCGAAGCGATCCGGCGCGCCGCTGCCACGGCGAGCGGCCGCGCGCTGCAAGCCGACCTCGACGGGGACATCGAGGATCACCGTCAGGTCAGGCTTGAGATCGCCGATCGTGACCCGCTCCATCGCGTTCAGCACGCCGGGCAGCACGTTCCCCAATTGACCCTGATAGACGCGGGTCGAATCGGCAAACCGGTCGCAGAGCACCCAGATGCCCTGCTCCAGAGCGGGCTTGATGACGGTGTGGACATGGTCATCGCGGGCCGCCGCGAACAGCAAAGTCTCGGCGTCGGCGCCGAGCAGCTTGCCCACGCCCGACAGGACGAGGTGTCGAATGATTTCGGCTCCCGGCGATCCTCCCGGCTCTCGCGTGACGATGGCGCGCAGCTTCGCCGCCTGAAGACGTTCGGCCAGAATCCTGATCTGCGTGGATTTACCGGACCCCTCCCCGCCCTCGAAAGTAATGAAACGTCCGCGCTGCGAGTCGGCTTTGGGCGTGGCCTGGGCCATCAGAGTTTCGCGGCGCCTGAGCGCACCGTCCCGACGACAAGCTCGATCACTCCATCGAACGCGCGGCGCATGGTCGAGCCGATGCCAACCGCTTTCGTGGCATGAACCGGCATCTCCACCGCTACTTCCCTGCCTCGCCACACCCTGACGACGCCGATCGGCTGCCCCGGCGCAATCGGCGCGCGGACCGGCCCGGAATAAACGATGCGCGCGATCAGCCTGTCGCCGCCGTTCTTCTGAACCATGACCTGGACCGGGTCTGACACGGCCACCTGAACGGAGCCGCTATCGCCGCCAAATACCTTGGCGTAGCCGATCGGCTGTTCCGCGGCGAACAGGGTCCGGACCTCGAAATTTCGAAACCCCCATTCCAGCAATTTCCTGGCTGCGGTCAGCCGGTAGTCGGCGCTTTCGAGACCGTTCACGACCACGATCAGCCGCGTGCCGTTCTGAACCACCGAGCCGACCAGGCCGTATCCCCCCTCCTTGGTATAGCCGGTCTTGAGCCCGTCGGCCCCATCCATCGCGGCGAGAAGCGCGTTGCGGTTTGACTGGCGGATCTTGTTCCAGGTGAATTCGCGCTCGCCGAACAGCTTGTAAAAATCCGGGTATGTCAGGATGATGTGGCGCGCCAGCGCCGCAAGCTCCCGAACGGTCATCTTGTTGTCGGGATGCGGCAGACCACTGGAATTGGCGAAGGTGGAACGGCTCATGCCCAATTCCCGCGCGCGCGCCGTCATCTTTTCCGCGAAGGCGCTTTCGTGGCCGGCGATGCCCTCCGCGAGCGCCATGCAGGAGTCGTTTCCGCTCTGGATGATCGCGCCGCGCAGGAGGTCCTGGACAGGGATGCGGCTGTTGATCGCCGCGAACATCGTTGATCCGCCGGAGGGCGCCCCGCCCTTTCGCCAGGTGTTTTCGCTGATGACGTATTCGTCCGTGAGCTTGATCTCGCCTTTTGTGACGGCGTTGAAAACGACTTCCGCCGTCATCAGCTTCATCATGCTGGACGGTGCACGCAGTTCATCTGCGTTCTTCTCGAAAAGCACGCTACCGCTTTTGGCTTCGAGCAGAATTGCGGTCGGGGCGCTGGTTTCGTAGATATCTTCTTTCTTCGCTCCCTGGACGCTGTTGTTCGCAGCCAGCACGACTCCGTCGAGGCTGATCGTGAGGATGGCGGCGGCTACCAGACCGCGCCAGGCGAGCCCCCCGCGTCTGTCGGGCGTGGAAGATCTGGTTGTCATGATACGGTCCCGAGCAGACCCTTTTATCAGTTGGGGTGATCGCGAACAACATGGGCCCGCGCGCGTGAAGGGCCGGATAAATCACAGCAGGCTTAGGGGGTTTCCCCAGGAGGTGAGCGGCGCTTAATAGAGCCCTCGGGCCGAGAATTCGCTCGGTCCGCTCTGGTCCGCCGGCGCATAAGCGGCGACCGGGTGGACACGGCCCGTAACATCGCCCTCACCGTATGAAACCTCTCGCCGACCATCAGATTCCTGTCGATGCGTCGAGACACGGCTGGACGCGGAGGTTTCGCCGATCGACGGCCGGAGTTCAGGAACAAACGGCCGCGCCGAGGCGACCCTGACGGTGGACGGCGACGGCGCGGGAACGCCCGTTCGCAAGGTCGCCATCAATTGCCGATCGTCAGAACCTTCAAGTGGCGCGCGTCCGACATATTCGACCCGCACCGGCGCGACGCCATTTCGCTTGAACTCCAGCAATTCGGCCGCCTTGTTCGAGACATCGATCAGCCGGTTACCGTGATACGGTCCGCGATCGTTGACGCGGACGACCAGGGATTTGCTGTTGCCGAGGTTTGTGACCCGGACATAGCACGGCAACGGAAGGGTCGGATGCGCGGCAGACAGCGAAGCCATGTCGAAAACCTCGCCGTTGGCTGTCAGGCGGCCATGGAAGGCGTCGCCATACCAGGACGCGAGCCCTTCGGCTTTGTATTTGGTGTTTTCCTGGGGAACGTAAACACGTCCGGCGACCGTATAGGGCTTGCCGATCCGGTAAGTCCCGCCGCCTTTTGGCACCGTGTCGCCCGAGGCAACCACCCGAGGACTGCTCGAAACGCCGTACTTCGGGTCAATCCGGCTGAGTTTGCTCGATGAGCCGCAATTGGCGAGCATCAGACATGCGCCTGCGGCGGCTAAGGCACGCGCAGCAAGCCGGATTCGATCTGAACCTGATTTCCCCATCCGTCCCCAAGTCCCGATCCCTGGCGGGACTGCCCCACTTCACAGCGCCAGTCAGCATGATCATGATACGGTCACGACCATACCAAGTCGTGAACATATCGCAGCGCAAAGACGGCGGAAATACGGTAACGAGCCGGGAGGGATAAAACGAGTGGTAAATCAGGAGTTGCGACTGGGAGCGTCGAAGCCCGCTTCGGCGGTGGGCTGATCGAATGCAACCCCGATCCGGTTCTGTTTGGTCCAGATGACCCGGCAGCCTCGAATGACCCGATCCTTTTCGGTCATGAGTTGGAAACTCAATGGGACAGAGGCGGGATTTGGGACTTCAAGGGCGGCTCCCTCTGGAGATACGTTCAACAGTCGGCACCGCATGCTGAATCCGCCCATCGAAATGTAGGCCGGTTCGTCGATTTCGACGCGCGGATGTTTACGGCGGTCTTCAGTTGGGGAGTTCATGGCCTGTCCGTCTGCTTCTGCGTCCGGTTTATAGCGTCATCATAGTCGTCATCCGAACGCTCCTTCGCATTCTGCGGTTGGAATGATTCTATCTCGGGCAGCCCTATAGCGTTTTCAGGCTAGGCGGAAAACGGGTCGCAAAGGAAGGCGCGTCAACTCAGGATCATCGAGCCCCGCTTCTGATTTCCTTACGAGAGAATAGGATTCTGCGAAGCGCGGCCACCCGTAGACGTTTCGACAGTACGTCCCTCACCTCGTACGGGTCGCGACAGGTTAGATGACGACTTAGGGGTACAGGAGGAATATGGGGAGCGGTTTAAGATCCAGATCTACAATTTAGTCTATTTCTGTAAGGGTCTTTCGTTTCGGAGTTGCCCTTTCGCTGAAGGAAGGATGGCCTCTTCACTGTTTTCATTTCGCTATCAGCTATGTTCGACGGTTTGAGCAACGGTTTCGAGCATTCACTCCGTCTGCAATTGCGCTCGAGCGGGGGGTGCGCTAATCGGTCGAAGTCTTGGATTCGGAAGGGTGGCCGAGTGGTTTAAGGCACCGATCTTGAAAAACTATTTTTGCCTTCCGTGTAGTCCACGCTTGTCTAAGAACGTCCCGTTTCGTTGACGTTTCCGGGACGAAACCCCCTACCCGGCCCGCTTTGTCCGGGTCCGTTTCGGGGAGTTGGGTGCCAATTGCGGTGCCATATCATCCTCATCATCAACAGGAATGTAGACTCCGTTCTCTTTCGCCGCCGCGAAAACTTGGGTCTTCACCCTTTCCGCATTTTCCGCCAAGTACGTCACGTCCACCACCAAGGACATAAGCAGGCGTTGCGTGAAATTGGCTTCTGCGTCTTCGGTTTCCTTGGGCATCGTCACAACTCCAATGGGCCACCATGGCCGCGATCGGAACGTAGCGGAATCACTTCAGAGGTCAATTCTTGATATTTCTCTAAGTATCTGTAATATAATGGTTATATGTTGACAAACTGCATTGATGTAGTAAGTTAGCGCATCACGTAGTTTGTCAACCAACGAAAAACATCAGAAACTGCTCGGATTCTTCAAGCATTCATCTGCCACTTCTAAGAATGTCTCGACTAGGTGCGGAGCTCTAGGACCAATTTCGCCCTCTGGAATGATATATTTCAACGCGAATTTCGTTTCCGGTGAGTGCAAGCGGGACAGGTCTCGCAATGAGCATTCGATTGCTTCGTCGGGCTTTTCGGCAAACGCGTCCCGGTATTTCCCCGACGCTCTAGCTTCCTCCCAAGTTAAGGACGCGATCCGAAAAACTTTGGCGCGGATCTCGGCATTGCAATCAGCCAACCACAGTTTTTGAATGTCGTGCCTAAACTCCTTTCTGACCTCCTCAACGTCACCACTGGCACGCACGAGAGGGGCTTTTAGTAACACCTCAATCCCATGCGCGATCAAATGAAGCGTCGGCACTTTGATAATGGTCCGCTCGCTTTGCACCAGTATGCTAGCTGCGTAGAGATACTGTTTCGCGCGAACGACAAACTGCATGTCAGGGCGGTTTAAGAAACGTCTCGTCTCTTCCTCTGCTTGCTCAAAATAATCCATATGGCGCATGCGGTACCCCCGCCTAAGCAATTTCCGACTCGACAATCGTTCTCTTTATGTTCTAATTTCCCGCCATGTGCAACTGGTCCGCTTATTGGCGAATGCCCTCCGCCAGGCAAATGGAAAAACTTGCGCGCGAGCAGCGCCAGGATGAACCAAATTCCGAGCCGGACGGCTGGTGGCACTCGGTTCTGAACGATCCGCGCGCGACCGGTGCCCCTCGCCTGCCGATCCACCAACTACGCCTGAACGAAATCCCGCGGGACGTCCTTCGCGTCGAGTGCTTACGCTGTACGCGCATTGTGGAAATCCAGAAGGCCGACGCGGTTCGGCTGTACGGTCCACATGCCATCTGGAAAGATGTCGGCCGAAAGCTACTCGACGATGGGTGCAAATATCGCACCGGGCGTCATGAGGAAGACGGCTGCTGGCCAGATTGGCGTCTTGAATCCGCCTCAATCGCGAGCGAACTACGTATATTGCTTTAAAAATGGACTTTTCAAAATGAATATTGGCGATATTTTTCAGTTCCCATACCAAGGATACTTCATACCTTTTAGGATTTTCGAGATCGACGCTGATCGAAATGATGTATTGCTGCAAAAAGTGTTTTCTAACGGTGCTGACACGCCGCCCAAGGCTTTCAAAGCATATGACATAGAGCCCTACTGGCAGACACGCTAACTCATCCCGCGCTTCCACTACCCAAACATCGCATCGAACAGCGCCGGGGTCACTTTGCGCGAACTGACTTTCGGCTTGTCCGGCTCCTTCGCTAGGGCAGCGGCGACTTCCAGCCATGTCGCGTCCAATGCGCGGATCATGTCCAGTTCGAAAGGTCGCACCGGCTCGCGCCGTAGCCGCGACCAGGATTCAATGTCCGCGTAAGCGATAGGATTGGCGCCGAACCCGTTGCTGCCGCGCGTCGCGTGCAGGTCGAGGAATATCCCCCATACGCGCAGGCCGGCTGCGGGAATTTCAGGCGCGTCCGGTTCGTTTTCAGCGCCGGGGTGGCGGTCCATCCGCCAGCGGAGGATGTAGACGAGCCGATCGGAAAGCCATTGCAGGTTGATCATAGCAACCTCCGATTCTTTGCGTTC
It includes:
- a CDS encoding carboxymuconolactone decarboxylase family protein, whose protein sequence is MLDWANFRNKLSSRVGELRKLSPDTVDAYRMAGGAGAKTGHLDGKTRELISLAVAVTTRCDGCIAVHAAKAVQEGATREEIAEALGVAVAMNAGAAVVFSARVLDAVDAVEGAR
- a CDS encoding YnfA family protein — its product is MITPAAYVGAAIAEIAGCFAFWAWLRLGKSVWWLVPGMASLALFAYLLTLVDSEAAGRAYAAYGGIYIMASLGWLWSVEGIEPDRWDLAGALICLIGAVVILIGPHEI
- a CDS encoding MBL fold metallo-hydrolase — its product is MTLTLTILGCGSSAGVPRPAMGWGACDPANPKNRRRRCSLMAERTSEEGTTRVVIDTSPDLREQLIDANVDHIDAVFLSHEHADQTHGIDDLRSVVLHQGRRIPVYLNKSTAVDVMQRFAYCFETPEGSFYPPILEQRSIEAGESRTINGSGGALTLSAFLVRHGQITALGYRIGDAAYTPDLCDIPPESWPALKNLDLWIVDALRYAQHPTHFSVADALSWIDRFKPRRAVITNMHSDLDYEILRRELPTNVTPAYDGMRLTIDPA
- a CDS encoding TatD family hydrolase — protein: MLVDSHCHLDFPDFADELDAVVARAEAAGVGRMVTISTRVREQAKLLAIAERFPDVYCSVGTHPHHADEEGGISIDELIALTRHPKVAALGEAGLDYFYEHGSHAAQARGFGTHIAAARETGLPLVIHTREADEDCGHILDEEMAKGAFRAVLHCYTGGRELAMKAVALGLYIGFTGILTFKKSDALRALAAELPADRILVETDAPYLAPGKFRGKRNEPSYVVETAKVLADARGVSFDDISRQTTENFFRLFSKVPHPDAAA
- the metG gene encoding methionine--tRNA ligase; its protein translation is MKKTKPRAPRKVAAKVDTAAASLPSSPASSRADTFYITTAIVYPNGAPHIGHAYEAIATDALARFQRLDGKDVFFLTGTDEHGQKMVQTAQRENISALELATRNAELLRKLDEALDISFDRFIRTSESAHHRSVQDIWKRMAGNGDIYLSNYSGWYSVRDEAYYAEDETVVGEDNVRRGPQGTPVEWVEEKSYFFKLSAYEDRLLALYESEPDFIGPDSRRNEVVSFVKGGLKDLSISRTTFDWGVKVPGDPEHVMYVWVDALTNYITGVGFPDEDESNWRFWPADIHIIGKDIIRFHAVYWPAFLMSAGIALPKRVYAHGFLFNRGEKMSKSVGNVVDPFSLAAQYGVDQMRYFFLREVPFGQDGSYNHEAIVARINADLANDFGNLAQRSLSMIAKQHGGVLPEPGDFSDADKAILAQADGMIAIAREAMNTQQIHQALNAIWSVVAEANRYFAGEAPWALAKTDPARQKTVLYVTAEVVRQIAILAQPAMPAACAKLLDILGIPADERNFAMLGGDIRIRPGSALPAPVPVFPRYVEPPSA
- a CDS encoding DNA polymerase III subunit delta'; this encodes MIARPAATETPFPHPRETTALFGHGEAERTLLDAYRSGRIPHAWLIGGAPGIGKATLAYRMARFVLAHADPATPRVQSAETLELDLMHPAIRHVAADTHGGLLTLERTLNEKGVMRTVISVEQTRETIAFFGSTATGNGWRVCIVDPVDELNPNAANALLKVLEEPPHRSLFFLISHAPARVLATMQSRCRKLMLRPLAASDVISAAAAAAGIAPDDASLRNVAGAAEGSVARALALLGGGALKLHQRTTALLNNLPHIDPGELHALGDAISGSDRAALGAFIDSVDRWMGERLRISDANADLPRLARLAEVWEKINNTARETETYNLERKPLVFSVFGLLAEATR
- the tmk gene encoding dTMP kinase; the protein is MAQATPKADSQRGRFITFEGGEGSGKSTQIRILAERLQAAKLRAIVTREPGGSPGAEIIRHLVLSGVGKLLGADAETLLFAAARDDHVHTVIKPALEQGIWVLCDRFADSTRVYQGQLGNVLPGVLNAMERVTIGDLKPDLTVILDVPVEVGLQRAAARRGSGAPDRFEAEDIAFHRKLRDAYRAIAASDPQRCVVIDADADLDAVAARVWAALHDRALTADAATKASRA
- a CDS encoding D-alanyl-D-alanine carboxypeptidase family protein; this encodes MTTRSSTPDRRGGLAWRGLVAAAILTISLDGVVLAANNSVQGAKKEDIYETSAPTAILLEAKSGSVLFEKNADELRAPSSMMKLMTAEVVFNAVTKGEIKLTDEYVISENTWRKGGAPSGGSTMFAAINSRIPVQDLLRGAIIQSGNDSCMALAEGIAGHESAFAEKMTARARELGMSRSTFANSSGLPHPDNKMTVRELAALARHIILTYPDFYKLFGEREFTWNKIRQSNRNALLAAMDGADGLKTGYTKEGGYGLVGSVVQNGTRLIVVVNGLESADYRLTAARKLLEWGFRNFEVRTLFAAEQPIGYAKVFGGDSGSVQVAVSDPVQVMVQKNGGDRLIARIVYSGPVRAPIAPGQPIGVVRVWRGREVAVEMPVHATKAVGIGSTMRRAFDGVIELVVGTVRSGAAKL
- a CDS encoding septal ring lytic transglycosylase RlpA family protein; this translates as MGKSGSDRIRLAARALAAAGACLMLANCGSSSKLSRIDPKYGVSSSPRVVASGDTVPKGGGTYRIGKPYTVAGRVYVPQENTKYKAEGLASWYGDAFHGRLTANGEVFDMASLSAAHPTLPLPCYVRVTNLGNSKSLVVRVNDRGPYHGNRLIDVSNKAAELLEFKRNGVAPVRVEYVGRAPLEGSDDRQLMATLRTGVPAPSPSTVRVASARPFVPELRPSIGETSASSRVSTHRQESDGRREVSYGEGDVTGRVHPVAAYAPADQSGPSEFSARGLY